TTTCTCTACAAAACacagattttttttaacaacTATGCAACGATAAAATAGgttgatttatttataattagttcaAGAACCGTCTTGATTGGATCAAATGTAATGGATCGATGAATTTAAGATGTATTATCTTTGTTATTATTTGAACCAGAGCATGGTTGTTAAAGTGGAACAATTTGCTACAACCACTAATGCATGCCTTGGTAAATACCTGCTAATACGTGGTTAACTCAAAATTTGCAACATCATGcctaatatttatttaagtcCCTCCTCCAATCTTTTAGCCTGACTAATCTCGTCAGCAACTAAGGTACAAGCGTATTTAGAGAGCCTCACAAACTCTGCTTTATACTCTACTGTCCTATCTCCCTGCTTAGATACTATATCTCATGTTATCGAATCAGTATTTGGCTCATTCATTCTCTTTTCCATTAGCCGCCAGTCATATACAATGCCTTGTAATTGATACACAATTAAAGTAACCTTATGTCCATAATTACTTCCCAACAATTCAAACGCCCTTTTCCATTACTTGGATCCATTTTTCCACAATAGCAGAGTTTGTTGCATTATCAAGTGTTGGGGATTCAAACACTTGATTTCTGACACAATATTTCGTTGAGCTGATTTCCAAACGAGTGTTGCTAGGGTTTGCGTGAGTTGGTTCAACTCAATTCCACCTTCATTATTGTTGTTCTCATTATTATTTTCATCGCTCCCGTTGTTGTTTCTATTGTTGTAATTTTTAGCATCTCCTCGTCAAGCACTCATAATTTCTTCAAACAATAATTAAACCATTTATAATATTGATCataattatcaataaaataaatatatttataatccaaTACAATGAAACTCATAAAAATGTCGAagcaaatatattaaatttattaatcaatTAAGGTTCAAGATAGACCACAATATGTTTCTTAAACAATACCAAATAAAAGTTAGACAAACAAGAATTTATATCCAAAAGAAACAGTTCCAAAGCTAAactatctaaataataatctatGCTTTTTTTTTCCACATCTATTGTGTCCTTGGTCATCATTGAGATCTATTCCTTAAGTTGAGATATAAGTTGTTGTGTTATAGCCTGGTTTTCTTCAAAGGAGTGCAGCTTGGGTTTCAATGGTGGGAATTGATTTTTCATGCTTTTGGTGTGATTCTTCTGCCATTTTTGTGTTTCTCTAGTAAGAACATCATGGCTCCGGTACCAAATATCAGTGATAGAGCTGTTTTGAAAGGTTttttgatgataatttttttgatttttgtaaCTTGGTAAAGAAAGCAAGATAGAAATtcagaaaacaaaaacaaaatcattCTCAAAATGATAATTGATGCGGCTGCTAAGGTTGTTACTTATACAAGTCTAGTGGTCTTCATGCCCCGTGTCACACTCGTACCGGATAAAGCAATAACTACACTGCTACATGCTAGCATATTACGGAATAAAATCGATATCATTTAATATAGTGACTCAAACGACGACATCTCCTACAACATATAAACTGAGAATTCCCGCACTTATAATCGGGACATTTCCTCTCAAATTCATACATATCTAATTGTGAgaaagttattattattttttttgttggagAGGGAGTCGAATattaatcaattataaaattatatataaattattagtatataattaaattaatgactaaaaaatatatcagatatataatttaaaaataatattttcaattgattagaattaaattactcaATACATTtgaatcaaaaatatatattccccTCTTCaagatatcaaaaataatagttCAAATCCACACCCCACATTTCCAACAACACCTTTTGGGGAACTAACCTTTTCCGAGCCAATATCACCGTTTAACTAAAGCTATGAATGAATGTAAGTAAATTCATGAATTTATAacacaattaaatttaaatatgtatttaatCAACAGATCATAGGTTAGAATACAACTAAACTTATTCCCATTTCTCTGTGCTTAAATCTGTtcaatatgtaatcaaaattatCTGGTCACTGAATCACAGTAAACCAAAGCTCAATCTTTCTCTCCTGGTGTTTGATTAAATGTCTaacatatatcaatatatacacTGAATAATGAAAAATAACAGCATGCTGGAAATTTTTTACTCCTTCTGCCCCATCAGGTTTTTTACGTTaccttttattcaaaaaacaaaaataattaaaaaaaagtaatagaACTATAACCTCAAAATGCATACAAATAATGAACGTAAACAATATATTGGAACCAAGGGAGTACTGAATACTCGGTGTAAAAATTCCATGCAGGGTAGCATGTCAAGCGTGAGCCCATCACTTGATGATGATAGGATTAGCAACTTGCCTGTGGCATTGAAACAGACCATTCTTGACCTCGTGCCTGTTCGTGATGCTGCGAGAACATGTACTTTGTCCAAAGCTTGGAGGGAGACATGGACAACGCGACCGTGCCTGGTTCTGAATAAGCTGTTTTACTTGCAAGTGATTAATAACAAAAACGAAGAAGCAGAGCAGCTGTCTGCATTTTCATCAGCACTCGACAAGATCTTTGCGGTCCAAACTGGCCCCATTGTGGAAACTGAAATCTACATCCCGTCCAAACTTGAAAGCCATCATATCCATCAGTGGATTCAGCACTTGACAGAGAAGGATGTTGAGGTGTTCAGACTTGATAATTCGGAAAACGATGCTTGCTTAGTTCCTTCTGTTTTTTTCGATTTTGCAAAGTTGAAAGTGTTAGAACTTGATAAGTGGATACTGAGCCCCCCACCTGAATCCAGATGCTTCTCTAATCTAGTCTCTGTTGATCTCATTCGTGTTTTGATCGCTGCTCCTGTATCATTCGGGACCCAACTCCAGCATCTGGAATTGCACATATGTGATGGCATAGAACATCTGGTCTTCACCAATATTAACAATCTCAAAACGCTGATTATTGGTATGAGTTCAAAAATAGATTGGCGATGGCTCGAAAACGCAAAAAACCTGGAACGTTTTAGTCTTGTGTTGTCCCAGGCAGATTTCATCAAGAGTAAATCTGTCAATTTGATCAAGCTTCTTAGCAATTGTACAAGAATCAATTTCCTTCTCCTCCATGATTTTCTACTTGAGGTACggtgaaaattgaaaattcaacTACTTGTTTTTATTGAGGTATGGTGACTGTATTTGTTGTCTTACATTTCgatgtattattaatatacacAGATATTGGGACCGGATCCCTTTACGCTGAAGACACATGCGACAAGGATGGTGAACTTGAAGACGCTAGATCTCCGTGTTCTTTCATTTAACTTGCTTCGGATTTCAAATTGTCTTTGCTTGATCAGAAATCTTCCCAACCTGCAAAACCTTATAGTAACACTGGTGAGAACTGGATGTAGTATTAAGAAGTCTAGTAACAAAGATGCAAACTTGATGATATGCTGCTTTAAATGAATATTTACATGTATATTTGTTAGTTTATTATAAGCTTACATTAATTTTGTATGTAGGATTTCGAGGTGACGAGATCAAATTCTGCAGACTCCGCAATTGAACGTTATCTGGAAGAACTAGACCGGGAAGATGTGGTACTAAACAAACTTCAAATTGTGCAAATACATGGGGTAATAGGTGTAAGATCTGAGCTTCAATTTTCCAAGGTTTTACTCGCATCTTCCCCATCGCTTGAAGAGATTTCAGTTTTCTGCAGCAGAGCAGTTAGTAATCCCAATGAAAAATTGAGGATTAAACAAGAGTTCTTGGAGTTAATTAAAAAATCCCAGCATTCACAACTTTTATGGCATAGTTAGCTGCTTGAGATTTGGGGTGGACACATGAGAGCTCATCTAATCGGGAAAGAGTTGTCGAGAATTGTCAATGTTTTATCCATATGgaagtaattaatatattttaggcaGATTTGCAGTGTCAAAGTGTGTATGTTTGGGAGATTTGTAGTGTggatgtgtgtgtttgtgtgttccCTGTTCTGAGTTCTAGTATCCTGGAGATTTTtacttaatttaatatattacaaaacattGCTTGAACAGATGAAATCCCGGTTGCGGGTGTTTGTCTAAATGTTGTTATGTACTAGCTTCTTATGACACAATTCTAGAATGAATTCTTACTGCAATTTACGCGATCTTTTAAGTAACAAAGTCAACCGGGCTAGTAGTTTTTGTTCAAAATACTTCTGTAGAACTACTCAGACTTCTTCTCATAATAACCGGCAAGTTTTAATTGCTCTTGTTGACCCCTTGTCATAGTTGAACCAAGAAAAAATGAAGTACTTGGTGTCAAATTAAGTCGTTCTAGAACTATTCACAATTTTGGGATGTCAAAGTAACTGATAGCCTTTAATTCTGCTGTTTGATTCATGTTCAAAGTTGTATCAAAATGAAagggttaaatagctaattcatcaCTGCACTCACGGAAAAATTGCAACTAGATCGTGATGTTGAAAAAATTTCAAACGCATCATcaagtaattaaaaactttcaaacaCATCACTCTCCGTCAGTTCCGTTAATTAATTAACGGGAAGTCCAAAaacaatcttaaaaaatatattaaaaaatccgGAAAAACCTTTGAAAaccattaaaaaatatattaaaaatctgataaaaaaaatcagaaaaatttgaaaaaattcaaaaaaaaatctggataaaaaaggaaacaaaattcggaaattcaaaacaaatccagaaaaaatcctaaaatctaaaaagaatctaaaaaaaataaggTGGCAAGTTTTTTCCCggattttagaaaaatttgaaaagaaCAACAATAACATCAAAAAAAGTTTGCCACTTAATTATTTTCTgtttttccatttttttcagatttttttgatgttttatgtttttaatgattttattcagattttttaaaaatatttaaaaaaaagttcagattttgttgaatttttccaaattttttaagggttttttttgattttttttaaaattcgttgatatttttttgtattttttttttgaacttccCATTAAGTAATTAACGGAACCGTGGGAGAGTGatacttttgaaagtttttaattacttgATGATGCTTCTGAaagttttttcaacaacatgaTCCAGTTACAAGTTTTCAATGAGTACAGtgatgaattagctatttaacctTAAAATGAAATAGAAGTACTTTGTGAAAGGTTTCTTGTCATATCTTTCCAAACACGAATTGCGTCGCATCAAGTTTCGTGTCGTTATCTCGTAGCTCATGATTATATACATAAATTGATTACGAAGTCGTAAATAAAATGTTGAGCAATATCTATATACCAAACACATAATTGAATAGTCGAGACGATGACCAAATacgataaaaacaaaaaaagcgGGATAGATGAATATGAGACTAGTGCTAAGTTGTCTCCTTAAAACTTATTTGCCCGTGAAGTGTGAGCGAGCAACCTCCCGGGATAAATCGGAATGTAGTTATAGACGACCACCATTTTCGATAACTTTGGAAGGCCGCAAATGAATTTTATGTTGTATTTCAACACTCCCGctcactcgaaatcccattTTTGGGttgtgttaggccgaataaactcactatataagataatatagtgaacacaatcaagaacaaaacaccagtataagagaataattcaactaaactcttattcacaaatcacagtagcttacaaataatctcttagtgatttataacttatcactaagagctgctaggttacacgagtgatattcaattgataactcatctagagtaaaccctaagctgtgtttatatacacagttacatgatatctactgattgatttataattatctgcttcctaaaataatctaatcagtagctatccttctgctgtcctgatctgcacaatctctcttaatctttatcttccttatttagtcagatatgctcctgaaaatcagccgcctgcaaactctgatcatcgtttaaactctgatccagctgtcagtcgttaaactctgatttccagctaaactctgatatttgcttctgcacactaaacaagttagatacctgtgacatcatcaaatatgtaacaatctcccccaacttgtgcattagacagaatgaacaagttctatatatttactgatgatgtcaaaaacaatcaaggacaaatgcatgaagtaactaatctgcataaataaattaacacttacagagtaggcagaactaattacaacttacagatcatagcagaactaattatccaatcagtctatacccatagctctccttaacaaacttggtaatcagatcttcttcaatttgtttcagagtttgtatcatttgagctttgacagtcttcaactcttcatcttcatctcctgtctggtatatggctgatctcaaagcattagctttgcttttcttcattgcttctcccaaCTGAATGGCTCCTGGTCTTtcagcttcattattataacccagaATTCTGGTTCCAGCAATAGTCTCCATAACAGAGCTATTTTTCTCCATGTCAATCTCTGAACCATCTTCCAAGGTTATCTTAGGCACATATTCAGCATCAGAACTTatcccatagaatcttcttttctcttgaATAGTTCTCTTCATTCTGTCAGACCATCTTCTGgatgcttcattctttatctcaagcatatagtgaatatgctcaagttccctcAGAGATTTTAACAGTAGATCAGCTTCAGAAATTCTGTAAACCCTGCCAGATtccaaaaatatagcaattttttCCTTGTCTTCTCGTCCATCATGAGTGTCTATCAGAATTTGTGCTGATTCTATTCTGTCAAGGTCTTCCTGTGTTACAGTTTCTCCAGCCTTTTTAGTAAAAAGAAATGGATCTCTGAAGTTAGTTGCTGCACTTGTCTGTATTTTCTCCTTTCTGTGACCCAGACCTGTAGTGTCTCTTGCTTCTTTCCCTCTTGTTCCTTTTGCTCTGATCTGAGTAAataaagagctttccttgtactgacctgtaccaaggcttccaaataaACTCTTCTTCTTAGATTCAGCTGtgtcaacttgagccttgtcagagatTGACTTGATCCAGGTAGCTCTGTCTTCAACTGGCTTCAGCTTTTCTTTCTTCACATCTTCagcttgagcaatgtcagaggctaaactctgatcagtgGACTTAGAAATGATCTCAAGAGTTTGGTTAACTTCTGATTCAGCCTTCCTTTTACATGGAGAACCATCTATAatctttttccctttttcaCTGGAATCAGATTCAGACTTCTTCTGATAAACTCTGGGCCTATTGATATCAGAGTAATTAACTTCACTGATCACaattccttttcttcttgaagAAGTTAATTTCCTTGTAGAGGAATTAGTGACCAGTTTCTTGCCATCAGAGCTTACTTTTAGATGATCAGTTTGAGCTTCCTTTTcatcagactttgattttcttgTCTTGTTCTTCTCAGCAAccaacctttcttcttcttttctagcATCTTCAAGTgacactcctggattttcttcttcaaataagttctttgcaactgcttcatcaaaatccAGTTGTGTAGGGGCCTTGTAGAAGAAGGTTGTTTCCTCTCCCTGAAACTTCACTGTGTGACTCAGAATCTTAGATTCAGGATTACCAAGCTTAATTAATTGCTCAGAGAGAGCTCTGGTTTTACTgtcagctggtatcagaggttGAGATTTTGTTTTCTGAGATGGATGAGAACTGCTTCCAGCCTTATCACTCCTCTTTTCTTCAGATTGACTCTGAGAGTGTAAGATTatttcagagtttaaattttcagacttcttcttatcttcatcctcttcctcatcatcaggttttctctgttgctgatcaaccttgcatttgtcttttagtactttctccccctttttgacatcattggGGTTGAGAAATTTCACCAGTTGAGCAACAGAAGAGCtcaactcagccagagtttgctgcatgGATTTCTGAGTGGATTCTATAGAGGATAGTCTGGCTTCCACAGAGGAAATTGGAGCTCTGTGCATCCTCTTAGAGTAACTGagagtacaaactctgttcgcTGTAGGTTTGGAAGGAGGAATTTCACAGACAGGAGCCGTTGATGCAGATGGAACAGGTGAAGGATCTCTGACTGGAGAAACTTCCCTGACTGAAATGCTTACTCTGTTCTCAGCAGAGACTTCAGCTGCAAGAATAGCTGAGTCAATAAGATGAACAGAAGTGACCTCTGTAGTAtctgtatcatcatcatcatcatcatcaactgcaATACTGAGTGTCTGTGAACACAGAGGAGCTGTAGCTTCCTCAGAATTTGCAGCAGATAatatctcctgatcaggagctgcaacTAAATTTTCAACAGGGGTCAGAATTTCTTGAGCAATGTCTGGAGTGGTTACAATTGCTTCTGGAGTGGAGACATGTGCTTCTGGAGTATGTTCTGAGAGAGTTATAGCATCTGCTGGTGAGTGTGGCACaagatcctctgactgaggaatGTGCTCTGTCATTGGAATGTCAGCTTCTGATGTAGTAGTTAGGGGTACTGCAGATAGAGGTTCTACCATCAGAGGATCAGAAACTGTGACCATCTCAAGAGGATTGACTGTGGATTCCTGAGGAGGGTCCACAGTAAGATCAGTAATTGTGGAggtgggcttgatcttcttccTGGGCCTTGAGATTAGAGGAACTGGCTCTGGCTCAGggtcagagtcagagtctgataatctctgcagaaatcttctcttcctaggtggaggagatggcTGTTTGGATGGAGATTTAGAGGACCTCAGTACCCTTGTTGGTGAAgatgttacaactggccctttttgggaaggaccagaggttgtgtttagatcagattttacaactggccctttttgggaaggaccagaggttggtataTCTTGTGTCTGGTGGGTGGAGGATGGTAagttctcatcagagaataatgcATCATATTTATCTGGGATTGTCAGCTTCAGTTTATCCTGAACAGTTACTGGTATAGCAAAAACAGGCAGTTGAGGTTTCTTACcgtctttttttattaaatcagtGAAAGCTCGTTTTGTGATTTTAAAGGGTAGTTCAGTGTCAGTATCAGGAATAGGGACCAGAGGAAAACAATAAgagaaaataagctgacaaaatctagcaaaGTAGACAATATTTTCATCTTCtaatctcctatcaccaataaatctcaaaatagatGGTGCTATATCAAAATTGAGATTATGAATGAGAGCATACCCAATCTGCTGACTGAAGAGAGGAATAgcatcaaaattgctgcatTTATTCCCAAAAGCTCTTGTTATACAGTCATAGTAGAAActccattctttgcagagacaagtgcgcttaagttcccccatcttatcagtgttaccagagtatccaaagaattgcatcatatccttcagagtttgtgtaGAGACAGAGCTGTGATACTTGGAATGCGCTGGAAGGTGAAGAGCCTTTCGAACCGTTTCAGGAGTTACAATATACTCATGACCCTCATAAGAGCATGTCAAAGATGGTGATCCGTTTTCACCACCATCATTATATCTTGCTGAACGCCAGAGAGTCAAAACTTGTGCCGGAGAAATAACTTCTGGTTGTGTGAGTGCATACATGAACTCACTGTGAGCAAGATAGTCttgaatgagatgaaactcgGATGGAGCTTCAGCATTTGACAGGATtgcagcatagttgttggtgacgaacttTGCACCAGCATATTCAAAGACTTTGGtcgacattttctgaaaaaatcaagaaaatcgtgaagtgtagatgagatgtttgatgaaatgcgcacaagagattttgaaaatattatcagagagagagagagataacgTGTGAAATAAGAGAGAAAATACTCGATCTctgagtatatatatgtatgtacgcaTGCGGGTGAGATATCAACgctgtagtggggcacgtggcaagttctgaacggtaaaaaatatggtagtggagaggtaataatgagtggcgtgtgaatctgaaccaatgtgcaccatttaccaataaaacacaaataattaccgtgtttttctccactcaggaatacaAAAGgattttctaccgtttgataattaaatctaatattatcttgaccaaaatatttactttaactcggacttcgatcagaaGCTGACCAacgaccagagtttaaataaatgacttataatctGACAAATCAAggagtgatcatagaatcttgtaatgatgagagataaatattcaaggtctaaacgacacttgctcctcagagtttgcaaatatttattgaactctagtcaaaaattactcgaagccaaaaaaaattgttaatcacagaagtggagtgaggtgtgtgtttacatgaatattctaatgtcacagagattgtcaactttcttaaataatattagaaagaatcagataataagaaaatgttttaatcatctcataagccgagtttctcacaaatggatcagagtataccatttcttctcttttgaacaacatttgtcttttgaaagggaacttctcatggtaagtgagtcataacctttatcagacttttgtttgctcagagtatttctccagtaatcagagaatgtgaaaagtccccaaaaattaacttaatttttgatgcatttgcttaataccagcagtgcacttggatctttcctttcacaaattttctaagatctcaaaggagtacctgagataatttcttttgtttttcttttcttttgattttcttttctgagaaggAATATCTTGAGAATCCATAACTGAGatatattaactcttagctcataagaggaggaaagcagattcttttctgagtacatatctaatatttaagaagtgagacagtctaggtaacaaaattaactcatgtgttgtgtgttaaagatttccacagctgtaatatcacaaaattcagactttagagaggcttatgactaaactcagttaagtgcaacatattcttcacaggaatatctttcatcatgaaaaattcaagtcatcagagtttgtcgggtcagagtttaaatatcagagtttatcaaatcagagtataatcatcagagtttagatcagagaataacagatgcagttgtagatcagatttataacaacaaatactaacagatatagttgtaggaacaatcggaccttggtcctgcgttttatgatattaattaaaagttcgaacagaatattaaccttaatcgctacggcgcaagcgattcaaatccacgtcttctactgtattccttgattctccttggacgaagtgtggccttcgatctcccaaggtgtgcctctccttaaagctccgaaaacccaaaaccctagctgtctccttgagaaaaacgtctgcctctctctgactctaggattaattcgttttggtgtgtctttcagctttaggagaacgagaatatatataggctacagcagggatcatggatcattaggtcaggccttccaatgacattccggg
This genomic window from Daucus carota subsp. sativus chromosome 7, DH1 v3.0, whole genome shotgun sequence contains:
- the LOC108195675 gene encoding F-box/FBD/LRR-repeat protein At1g13570, with amino-acid sequence MSSVSPSLDDDRISNLPVALKQTILDLVPVRDAARTCTLSKAWRETWTTRPCLVLNKLFYLQVINNKNEEAEQLSAFSSALDKIFAVQTGPIVETEIYIPSKLESHHIHQWIQHLTEKDVEVFRLDNSENDACLVPSVFFDFAKLKVLELDKWILSPPPESRCFSNLVSVDLIRVLIAAPVSFGTQLQHLELHICDGIEHLVFTNINNLKTLIIGMSSKIDWRWLENAKNLERFSLVLSQADFIKSKSVNLIKLLSNCTRINFLLLHDFLLEVR